In Gimesia benthica, a single window of DNA contains:
- a CDS encoding DUF1552 domain-containing protein, with translation MMMKTSRRSFLRGAAGATLALPWLESLAHSEDPPKPAQRLAVFYVPIGVVRRGFFPGEQNAAIPKFTSSQEEITRETGLKVGLRTLQELTPTQQPLEKVKQKITLITGMDRFYKHGSDVHAQCASCFLSSATAHAVKSSVYPLARTLDHIIADYVGEQTPFRTLELSCNSHRDNKESIYFDNISWYGTGHVAPSMRDPRKVYRRLFGTQENQAFRDITGLVLEDARSLNRRLGRADREKFEEYFDGIRTIEEQMDKLDQIKHEIGKASVKEPDNSQLPRGQYIRLMGDLMVSALQVGLTNVATLMIGPERWDTPMRYESLFDKPMSHHQMSHNQNKYMKELLQVDRFHMEQFVYLVEKMDAIREANGTSLLDNTIFTYGSGLGDGATHQYTDLPIVVAGSGGGQLKTGQHLHCSDGTALANLWLTHAQVMGLKLDRFADSTGPVQQLLT, from the coding sequence ATGATGATGAAAACCAGTCGGCGATCATTTCTCCGCGGAGCAGCAGGTGCGACACTGGCATTGCCCTGGCTGGAAAGTCTCGCACACTCTGAAGATCCTCCGAAACCGGCTCAACGCCTGGCGGTCTTCTATGTGCCCATTGGTGTGGTGCGTCGCGGTTTCTTTCCGGGCGAACAGAATGCGGCGATTCCCAAATTCACAAGCAGTCAGGAAGAGATTACCCGGGAAACCGGCCTGAAAGTGGGGCTGCGTACTCTGCAAGAACTGACGCCCACTCAGCAACCACTCGAAAAAGTAAAGCAGAAAATCACGCTCATCACTGGCATGGATCGCTTCTACAAGCATGGAAGCGATGTGCACGCCCAATGCGCCTCCTGTTTTTTAAGCAGCGCCACTGCCCATGCGGTCAAGTCGTCAGTGTACCCCCTGGCGCGTACGCTCGATCATATCATTGCGGACTACGTCGGGGAGCAGACTCCCTTCCGCACCCTGGAGCTGAGTTGCAACAGCCATCGGGACAACAAAGAGTCAATCTATTTTGACAATATCTCCTGGTATGGCACGGGACATGTCGCGCCTTCGATGCGCGATCCACGGAAAGTCTACCGCCGCTTGTTCGGCACACAGGAGAATCAGGCGTTTCGCGACATCACGGGACTGGTTCTCGAAGATGCCCGTTCACTAAACAGAAGACTCGGCCGGGCAGACCGTGAGAAATTTGAGGAGTACTTCGATGGCATCAGGACGATCGAAGAGCAGATGGACAAACTCGATCAGATCAAACATGAAATAGGCAAAGCTTCTGTCAAAGAACCAGATAACTCACAACTCCCCCGTGGCCAGTATATTCGTCTGATGGGAGACCTGATGGTGTCAGCACTACAGGTTGGTTTAACCAATGTGGCCACGCTGATGATTGGCCCCGAACGCTGGGATACCCCCATGCGCTACGAATCGCTGTTCGACAAACCGATGAGCCATCATCAGATGTCGCATAATCAAAACAAGTACATGAAAGAACTGCTGCAGGTAGATCGATTCCATATGGAACAGTTTGTTTATCTCGTTGAGAAGATGGACGCCATTCGCGAGGCGAATGGAACGTCATTGCTGGATAATACCATCTTCACGTATGGCTCAGGTCTGGGAGACGGTGCGACACATCAATATACCGACCTGCCCATCGTCGTCGCCGGTTCGGGTGGAGGACAATTAAAAACCGGACAGCACCTGCACTGCTCAGATGGCACGGCCCTGGCCAACCTCTGGCTCACCCACGCACAAGTCATGGGCCTCAAGCTCGACCGCTTCGCCGACAGCACCGGCCCCGTCCAGCAATTACTGACCTGA
- a CDS encoding cation:proton antiporter, whose product MNFFDIAGILVALAAAFAFINHKLLKLPTTVGLMLLAMLHAIALLLIDRIVPGATVLTAAETLIGSIDFDQTLMQGMLGYLLFAGALHVNLNDLKEQTAAIALLATIGVLATTFIVGGLTFVITGWLGIEVRFIYCLIFGSIVAPTDPIAVLGIFKSLGAPKSLETKIAGESLFNDGVGVVVFIALLGIAGLGGHGESHADENQQQESSQVVQQSEQEPQHEAQADTEVAETNASDVAKLFALEAGGGIALGFVLGLLAFLLLRSIDHYATEILISLAIVTGGYALAMKLHLSGPLAMVVAGLILGNHGRTLAMSDKTRDHLDTFWELVDELLNAVLFVLIGLEVLVLSFHEKYLLAGALAIPAALLARFLSVGTVITTLKKLAGRQFTSHAIKVMTWGGLRGGISVALALSLKEEIHSQQSQYDTVGELILTMTYVVVAFSILVGGLTIGPMLNRLGLAGQSKPDAH is encoded by the coding sequence ATGAACTTTTTCGATATCGCCGGCATACTCGTAGCCCTCGCAGCGGCCTTCGCATTCATTAACCACAAACTGCTCAAGCTGCCCACAACGGTCGGCCTGATGCTGTTGGCGATGCTGCACGCAATCGCCCTGCTGCTGATCGATCGGATCGTGCCCGGGGCGACGGTGCTCACCGCGGCCGAAACGCTTATCGGCTCGATCGACTTCGACCAGACGCTGATGCAGGGCATGCTCGGCTACCTGCTCTTTGCCGGGGCACTGCACGTCAACCTTAACGACCTCAAGGAGCAAACCGCGGCCATTGCCCTGCTCGCGACCATCGGCGTCCTCGCCACGACATTCATCGTCGGCGGACTCACCTTCGTGATCACCGGCTGGCTCGGCATCGAAGTCCGCTTCATCTACTGCCTGATCTTTGGCTCCATCGTCGCCCCCACTGACCCGATCGCGGTCTTGGGAATCTTCAAGAGCCTCGGTGCCCCCAAGTCGCTGGAGACCAAGATCGCCGGCGAGTCGCTGTTCAACGACGGCGTCGGCGTGGTGGTCTTTATTGCACTTCTGGGCATCGCTGGGTTGGGCGGGCATGGCGAGTCGCACGCAGACGAAAATCAGCAGCAGGAGTCGAGCCAGGTCGTTCAGCAGAGCGAACAGGAACCTCAGCACGAGGCTCAAGCAGACACAGAGGTCGCAGAGACGAACGCCAGCGACGTCGCAAAGCTCTTCGCCCTCGAAGCCGGCGGCGGCATTGCGCTGGGCTTTGTGCTGGGGCTGCTCGCATTCCTGCTGTTGCGATCCATCGATCACTACGCGACGGAGATTTTGATCTCGCTGGCGATTGTGACGGGCGGATATGCGCTGGCGATGAAGCTGCACCTCTCCGGGCCGCTGGCGATGGTGGTCGCAGGGCTGATCCTGGGTAACCACGGCCGCACACTGGCGATGTCCGACAAAACCCGCGATCACCTGGACACCTTCTGGGAGCTGGTCGACGAACTGCTGAACGCGGTACTGTTTGTACTGATCGGCCTGGAGGTCCTGGTGCTGTCATTCCATGAGAAATATCTGCTCGCCGGTGCGCTGGCCATCCCCGCGGCACTGCTGGCGCGGTTCCTCTCAGTGGGCACGGTGATCACCACCCTGAAGAAGTTGGCCGGCCGACAGTTCACATCGCATGCGATCAAGGTCATGACCTGGGGCGGTCTCCGCGGCGGAATCAGTGTGGCCCTCGCCCTCTCGCTCAAAGAAGAGATCCACTCCCAGCAATCGCAGTACGATACCGTCGGCGAACTCATCCTGACCATGACCTACGTCGTCGTCGCCTTCTCCATCCTCGTCGGCGGCCTGACCATCGGCCCCATGCTCAACCGCCTGGGCCTCGCAGGACAAAGCAAACCAGACGCCCATTAA
- a CDS encoding leucine-rich repeat domain-containing protein — protein sequence MKRISTFLLAMLLIGCQGEQNGSPEAISDNNPAAETGEDSLSFSSQKNEPDTTTQSALEGMGAVVVPNPNGGIKSVIFEGSNLNEGAITLVTQIPELEILSLSGVSIKDSDLDGIGKLKNLKVLLLGSTPVTDAGLIHLVSLSELERLGLGDTQITDAGLKQLQSLKSLKMLFLGKTGVTDKGIAAFREAVPDCQIER from the coding sequence ATGAAACGCATCTCTACTTTTCTTTTGGCCATGCTGTTGATCGGATGTCAGGGGGAACAAAACGGTTCCCCGGAGGCAATCTCCGATAATAACCCTGCGGCAGAGACTGGTGAAGATTCTTTGTCGTTTTCCAGCCAAAAAAACGAACCCGATACGACAACGCAGTCCGCGCTGGAAGGCATGGGGGCAGTGGTTGTACCTAATCCCAATGGTGGAATCAAAAGTGTTATCTTCGAAGGATCGAACCTGAATGAAGGAGCAATCACCCTGGTTACACAGATTCCCGAGCTGGAAATTCTGTCCCTGAGTGGAGTTTCGATTAAAGACTCAGATCTGGATGGAATTGGCAAGCTGAAGAATCTGAAAGTGCTTCTTTTAGGTAGTACTCCGGTTACGGACGCCGGTTTAATCCACCTTGTTTCACTGTCTGAGCTTGAAAGGCTTGGACTTGGCGACACTCAGATAACAGACGCCGGTCTCAAACAACTTCAGAGTTTGAAGAGCTTGAAGATGTTGTTTCTCGGCAAAACAGGTGTGACGGACAAAGGCATCGCGGCTTTTCGGGAAGCGGTGCCCGATTGCCAGATTGAACGATGA